The genomic window GAAGTTTATGAAGGTGCAAAGCGTGTACGGGAAACCGGAGTAGATTATTTCCAAATTAAACCTGTAATTTGGCATCCAATGTCAAAAGATAAACAATATGAAGAAGAGTTTTTCCGTAATGCTTTACCCTTAATTCGTAAAGCTAAAGAACTAGAAACAGATACTTTTAAGGTTTTTGTTAAAGAAGATCAATTTATTGGTGTTTTATCTCCTGATTATGAACGTAGCACTTATAAGAAATGCTACTCAACTTTCTTTCCTGTTATTGAAGCAAATAAAAAAGTTTATTATTGTTCTCAAACTAGAGGGCTTCCAGAGTTTTGCTTAGGTGATTTATCAGTAAATACTTTTAAGGAAATTTGGGAAAGTGAACAAAGACAAAAAGTAATTGAAAGTATAGATATTAGTAAATGTCAGCCTATTTGCCGATGTCATCAGCTTAATAAGACACTTTGGGCAATTAGACACCCACAAAATGCACCTAATTTTGTTTAAGGATTTATGTTGATCTAAAATTAACTAAAATGGCAGTTGCCAACTGCCATTTTTAGTTTTAAGACTTTAAGATTTTTTGGTGTTAGTAGTTTCAATAGCTTGACTAATCATTTTAGCCCAAGCATCGCTTGCTTCTACTATCTTTAACCCAGCAGAATTAGATTTACCATCTTGCCAAACTAACTCAATAATTACTGCGGCTTCAAACTTAGTATCAGGCACAGAAAGAGTTAATACACTACCTTGTTCTATTTGATGGGTAATAGAAATTTTAGCTCCAGACAAACTTACATCGTGCGTAAAGGTTTGCTCAGAGAATTTTTGCCCTTCTCGATCAACCCCGCTAATACCAATTTTCAATTTAATTGAATGGCGAACCTCCGTCCGACGATCCTGATTTTCTTGTTGCTGTTTCATATCATCATAGAGATCGTCATAACAAAGCTGACAAACTTTACGATAATTTTGACGACGTACAACTTCACGAAATTCTGGTAGACGCGTCAGATCGAACAGATGGTCAACACTCTCTTCGCAACTGTCGCAAAAACCTTGCATCAGATTATTCTCCTTAATCTAATTTAAATAACTTATGAATTACGGTTTATTACTTTACTAACAATTCTTAGGTAGGGTGGCTGGTATTGCAAGGTTTTCCAGACTTTACTTACCATATATTAACAATAGAGATTATTTAGTAAAGCAAGCAAGTGTTGGACTACAAATCATTGAAATTGCTCCATTGTAACATATAATTTTTACTAGAAAAGAGCATTTTCTAATTAGAAAAAAGATTTATTTAATCTGTTAATTTCAACTCTTGTTTGGCAAAACTTAGAAGCAAAAATGAAACAAAATTTTTCTTTGAGAGTTATATAAATTGACCATTTTTCTTTAATTTTGACTAAAATAAATAAAATTTTTACCGAGGGTTTAACTATGTATCGTCTAACAGTCAGACAATTAATCTTACTTTCAGTTATTTCCGCAGTACTGGCTGGTGGTATTGTTGCTATTTATGATCGTTATTGGCGTTTTGCCTTATCTACTGCTAGTACCAATACAGAAATTACTTCAACACCAATTGATACAGAAACTCCTAAAATAGCAAAAACAGATGCTTTTTCCTTAGATGAACAAAATAATATACAGGTTTATGACAATATTAGCCCAGGGGTAGTTAATATTACTAGTACTGCCTACCTAGAAGATTTTTGGGGTAATGAAGTTGAAGCCCAGCAAGGAACAGGATCCGGTTCTATTATTGATAAAAAAGGACATATCTTAACTAATGTACATGTAATTAAAGATGCTCAAGAGTTAACTGTAACTTTAGCTGATAAAAGCACTTACAAAGCAAAGGTAATAGGTAAAGATCCAGACAATGATTTAGCTGTAATAAAGATAGATGCTCCTATAGAAAAACTTCATGTTGTTCCTTTAGGTAATTCTCAAGAACTTCGTATTGGTCAAAAAGTATTAGCTATAGGTAATCCTTTTGGATTAGATCGAACTTTAACACGTGGAATTATTTCTGGCCTTGGTCGTCCACTAAAAACTGCTAATGGTCGTACAGTAGATAATGTAATACAAACAGATGCTTCTATTAACCCTGGTAATTCTGGCGGGCCTCTACTTAATGCTAATGGGGAAATGATAGGGGTAAACACAGCTATTTATAGCCCTTCTGGTGGATCAGTTGGAATTGGTTTTGCGGTTCCAGTAGATATTGCTAAACGAGTAATACCAGAATTAATTAATTATGGGCAAGTCTTAAGACCTTGGCTAGCAGTTGCAACCCGTTCAATTACCCCACAGCTTGCTAATGCAATAGATTTAGGAGTAAAAGAAGGTTTAATTATTACAGCCGTTTTACCTGAAGGCCCAGCAGGTCGTGCAGGCATTCGTGGGAGTGATAGACTAGTACGACGGGCCAATATGTACCATTTAGAAGCAGATGTGTTAACTAAAGTAGGCAATTACCCCATAAAGAATGAAGAAGATCTTTATCGTGCATTAAATAACTTTAAACCTACAGACACAGTTCAAGTTGAAGTTTATCGAGACGGTCAACCTATCCAAATCACTATTAAACTTGAACCTAAGCCAAAGGCATATAATCGATAGTTTGGCTACTAAATGAAAGGAATAAAAACCGCAACTGGATAAGAAGAAACTAGATGAGTGTGAAAGAAACAACTAGTGTAAATGTATTAAGGGTAATGATGTTTTATTTTCCAAAAACATCATTTAGATACTATGCACTACTAGCATTAAAAGAAGTAATGAAATTAGAGGATGCTAAAGAAGTTTGGAGCAAAACTTTAGCACAACAGAGAAAATTAGCATTAAAACGCCCATACTACTCACTAGGTACAAATCATTTACTACGTTATATGGAATGGGATTGTGCTTTGTATCTTGCAGCACAAGAGCAAGGCATTGCACAATCTTCTGCTAAAGAACTTATTGAGAAGATAAATTGGTCTATATTTGGCCCTGCAAATAAAGCTGTTTTTTATATATCACGTCTTCGTAGCAGTCAATTGTTGACTAGGATTGATTGGATAATTAGTTTAATGTTTTTACTTATCTTTACGGCACCTTTTAAGTATCATAAACACAGTAATTCTAATGAGGTAGCCTTTGATGTAACTTTATGCCCACTAGCAAATTACTTTAAAGAACAAAATGTTGTTGAGTTAACCGCTTCTGCTGCCTGTTCTCTTGATAATCATATGGCGAATTTATGGGGGGTTACTCTTACTCGTCCTCAAACTATTGCACAAAATCAGCCATTTTGTGAGTTTCATTTTCAGCCAAAACTTGTAAAACTAGAATCAGCCAAGCAAAAATAAGAGCTAGTACTATAGTAGGCTTAGTGATATTAAATTAAATCAAAAAGGCAACCCACGAAGGTTGCCTTTTTTGTTAAATAATTTGTTTTTCTACAAAATTATTCTGTTGTTAAGCCAGGAATATTTGGTAGTAAACGAGTTCCTGTTGTAGGAGCTTGATGGCTAATTAAAGCCTTAGCTTGTTTAACTACATCATCAACAGTAAATCCAAAGTGTTTAAGTAATTCTTTTAGTGGGGCTGACGCACCAAATTCTCGACGAGCAATAACAGCACCTTCAAAACCAACATAACGCCGCCAACCAATAGATGTACCTGCCTCAACAGCTACACGAGCGCGACAGCTTGAAGGTAATACTTCTTCACGGTAAGAATCAGATTCTTCTTCAAATAATTCCCATGAAGGCATACTAACTACACGAGCGCGAACACCTTCAGCAATGAGTTTTTCATATGCTCCAACACACCATTGAACTTCTGAACCTGTACCAATCAAAATAACTTCGGGTGTGCCTTCACAATCAGCTAAAATATAAGCTCCACGATGAACACCTTTAGCTGAACCAAACTTGCTACGATCATAAGTTGGTAGAGCTTGACGGCTAAGGATTAAAGCTACTGGACGGTGATTATTGTTCATAATATAACGCCAGGATTCTGTTACTTCATTAGCATCTGCTGGGCGTAAGACAACTATATAAGGAATTGCACGGATAGAAGCTAGTTGTTCAATAGGTTGGTGTGTTGGGCCATCTTCGCCTACACCAATAGAATCATGTGTATAAATATAAGTAACAGGCAGTTCCATTAAAGCAGACAGTCTCATTGTAGGACGTGAATAGTCTGAGAAGATTAAAAATCCTGCTCCGTAAGGTCTTAATTTAGAAAGAGCCATTCCATTAAGAGTTGATCCCATTGCATGCTCACGTACTCCAAAATGGAAGTTACGACCGCCATAACTTTCTTTTTGGAACTCGCCGCCATCAGGAATACGGGTTTTAGTTGATGGAGCAAGGTCAGCAGCACCACCTAAAAACCAAGGTACTGCTTTAGCAACTGCGGCTAAAACTTTAGAAGAAGATTCACGGCTAGCTAAACCTTTAGGATCAGCAGGAAATTCTGGTAAATTAGCATCCCAATTTTCTGGAAGTCCTCCAGCTTGCATGGTTTCCCATTCTTTAGCTAGTTCTGGATATTCTTGGGCATAAGCAGCAAACTTAGCCTTCCACGCTTCTTCTTGTTCTTGACCGCGGTTAATACACATATTGGTAAAGTCATGAACGCGATCTGGTACAAGGAATTTTTCTTCTTCAGGCCAGCCATAGCGACGCTTGGTTAATCTAATCTCTTCATCTCCAAGCGGTTCACCGTGTGCGCCGTGAGTGTCTTGTTTGTTGGGTGCGCCCCAGGCAATGTGACTATCAACAATTATTAAAGTTGGACGTTCTTTTTCCTTGTCAGCTAAGGTTAATGCCTTAGCAAGCATTTCTGTGTCATTAGCATCACTTACACGTAAAACATTCCAATGATAAGCCATAAAACGTGCGCCAACATCTTCAGTAAATGCTAATGCTGTATTGCCTTCAATGGTAATGTGGTTATTATCATAAATCCAAACAATATTTGAGAGTCCTAAGTGACCAGCTAAAGAAGCTGCTTCACTAGAAACACCTTCCATCATACAGCCATCACCAGCAATAGCAAAAATCTTATAATTAACAATTTCATGACCGGGGCGATTAAAATGGCTAGCTAACCAGCGTTGGGCAATTCCCATACCAACGGAATTTGCTACACCTTGACCAAGTGGGCCTGTAGTAGTTTCTACACCTGGGGTTAAGTGATATTCCGGGTGGCCTGGGGTTTTACTATCCCACTGCCGGAAGTTTTTTAATTCTTCGAGAGGCAAATCATACCCAGAAATATGTAGCACGCTATAAAGCAACATAGAAGCATGACCAGCAGAAAGCACAAAGCGATCCCGATTGGGCCAATGTGGGTTTCTGGGGTTAAAGTGCATAAATTGGTTAAATAAAGTGTATGCTACAGGTGCTAATGCCATAGGGGTGCCTGGATGACCAGAATTGGCTTTTTGTACACCGTCCATTGCTAGGGTACGAATTGTTGTTATACAAAGCTCATCTAGAGACATTTTATCAAGACTCATTAAAAAATAGCTCCTTCCGTGGGTGTTTTTAATATGCTTTTCTATCAAGGATTTAGAGACTTACCTGGCGCGAACTATAACACACCAAATGGGTAAAAACAACCAAATGGGAACTACTTCTTAGATGTTTTCGAGATAGGTATCTTAACCAGCAAAGAGCTAAATATTTGTTAAAGTGTCACTAAGAAAAGTGTCATAATCAACCATATTTTCTAAACACTAACCATAATAATCTTTAGCAAAATGGAGGAATGGTTATGTTAAAAACTTGTCTTATTTGCCAATACAACCTCAAAGAAGAACTAAAATCTTGCCCTCAATGCGGTGTTCGATTTGATGAAAATATCTTACAAGAAGTAAATTCCATTAATTATCTACTTAGGGAAGTTCCAGCCTGGCGAAGTAACAAATTAATTGAACCTTGGGTTGAACAAGAACTCTTTCGCTTTTATGGTGGCCGTCGTCATAGCTTGATACAATCTATCTTGCCACAAATCTCATCCATCGAAGTAAATATAACTACTCCTGAACTATCACCTAATACATTTTTAGTTAAATCTCAACAACCTACTTCTGATAATGTTAGTTTAATTAATGATATTACGACTGATAACACTAGTAATATTTTAATCACAGAAAATAGTAAGTTAAATCAAGTAAGTGAAATAAATACCGCAAATAACATAAGTATGGAAGCATTACAAGATATAGCTGTTAGAAATGTTAAAAATGTCAAAGCTACTAATGTTGTTGCTAGTAATTCTAATGAAGCAAATATTTCACATAACAAATCCTTTAATTTTGTTCCATCTCCCCTACCTGAAGCAAAAAAGCCTTTAGGAGAAATAGTAGCAGAAAACATCAACACTATTTTTGCTGTTAGTGCAGCCTTGTTTGTTGGTGGAGTTGCTCTTTACTATAGAAATGAAATATATCGTGGACTTACTCAGCCCATAGTTCAAGCTGTTATCTTGATGTTAGTTACACTTGCTAGCTTAGTGACTGGGACTGTGCTAGTACGTAAAACTGCTGAACATGTTGCAGGCCGTGCTTTAAGTTTAACAGGTGCTTTACTTGTGCCAATAAATCCTTGGTTTTTGGTTCATTCTAATTTAATTACTGACACTGGACGAGGTTGGGTTTTAGGGCTGGCTTGTACTTTTCTTTATGGCTCAATAGCCTATTTTTTAAGAGATAGCTTGTTTGTTTATTTAAGCTTAGTAACAGGGCTTATTACTAGCTGGGTTTTAGCTTATAAATTTGCAGGAAACGTTGCATCTACTAGTACTTATGCTGTTGTTTTAATGGTTTATAGCATTATCTGTTTATTTGCTGAACAACATTTTAAGCTTGCTAGCACAGAAACAGAGTTTTCAAGAGAAAAAATAGGTCGTCCATTCTTTCATTTTGCCCAAGTTGGTATAGCCTTAACCTTACTGTTTTATACTCCATTAATAGATTTACTTCCAAAAGAATTTATTGCTACTAAAAAGCATTTTGACCCGAGTTATAGTAGTCTGATGACGGTTTGGTTAGCCCTGGCCGCTGCTTTTGCTTATAGTTATTCGGCTGTAGTGCGTCGAGCTAGCTACTTTGTTTACCTTGCTATAGCGGCTCTTTATTGGTCAGAAATCTCTTTATTTATCCATCTAAAAAGCTCTATAAGTAATTTCTATTTAGCAATTGCTGGGACTACTTTGCTTTTAGGGGTAGTTGGACAAAAAGCAAACTTAGAAGAATTTTATAGTAAGCCAATAAGTCTATTTACTAGAGCAGTTGGAGAGATTTATTTAGTAATTGGTGTTGTCTATTTACTTTTTGCTATTTCTGCTAGTTGGACAACAATTTTGGCTTTTGTTTTAGTAGCCATAATGTTTCAAGCAAAATTAAATAACTTATCAAGCGAGCAAATAACTTATAGAGTCGCTCTTTTATCTTTAGTTGCTTATATTTTATCTTTGACCAACTTAGCCTTGGACAAAGATATTTTCTTGATTCTACAGCCAAGTATTGCTGTTGTAGCACTAGTGTTAAGTTCTAGGTTAGAAAAAACTAATCAAAGTTCTTTAAGTCAGGCTTGGCAAAAAATTTCTTTGCTGATAGTGACAATTTCAATTTATAAACTTGCTCAAATGTCTATTAGCAAAGACTTTGATTATTTAACCTTAGCAATTTTTTGGCTAGAAATAGCATTGATTTTTGCTGCTCTTAGCTATCAACTTAAGGAAGAAAGCTACAAGATTTTACCAGCAATCTTTTCAACTAGCTTAGGAACTATTGCTTATGGTTTAGTATTAGCCAAATATAATTATTTAGATCGTAAAGAAGCCCTTGTCGCCTTTGCCCTACTAGCTTTTATTTATTTTGCAGTTTCTCAAACAACAATTTTATGGCAAGCAATAAAAGACGCTTTTTCTTATTTATCTGTATTTTTAAGCTTTGCCCTGTTACTTTGCTGTTCTTGGTTAACTTTAGAGCTAGTTATAGAAAACAAAACCTCTGTTTTTGCTGCTCCTATAGCTCTAACTCTAGCTTTAATCGGTGCAAAAGAGTTTTTGCATTTAAAGGAACAAAAACATCTATTAAATTCAATCTTGCTAGGTGTAATTGGAATACTATTTGTACCTAATCTATTAGCAATACTTAGTATTACTAGTCATAGATCATTGTTTTTTGCTTTAACTACCTTGGCAATCGGTTATTTAATTATTGCTAAACTAGAAAAACGCCAAATAGACAAAGAAATTTATGCTACTTTTGAAGTTTTAGCTAATCTAGTAATAGTAATCAGTGGACTAGGATTTTTAGCTATTGGATATAATTTCTACACTGACCAATTTTCATTTTTTACAACTCTAGGATTTTTGCAAATAGTTCTATTTTATGGACTTGGAACTTATTTAAGTAATGATCAAAAACTTTCCCAAGCCTATAGCCATTTTACTTTTAGCCTTTTGCTTGTAACAACTTGTCTTTTTGGAAATTATTGTGGACTAAGAAATTGGGGAGATTTAGCCGCAATTCTTATGCCTGTTCTAATGCTTTATTTAGTGGCAGATGCTTTCTTAAGTAAAACTAAATTTGTTGGAGCAAGTGCAGTTGCTCAATTTGCACAACCTCTAGTAATAGCCTTAGGCTTATGGTCAGGACTTTTTAGAACTACAACTCATATTGCTACAGCCTTCTTTTTTGCAGAAATCGCTGCTTTTTATCTTTTAGCTACAATAATTAGAAAAGAAGTCGTTAATTTTTATGTTGCTCAAGTAGCTATAGTTATTACTTCGTGGAAATTACTACAATATGTCAACGTTGAAACTAGCTATTTTATGATATTTTATGCAATCTATGGTGCAGCACTGTTTTATATAGAAAATAAGACTAAGGCTGCATACCAATGGCTTAATCTAGCAATAAGCAATTCTGCTAGTGGAGTGTTAGCTTTTACTTTACTTGGGATAACATTTCAAAGTTTATTTTCATTAGAATTAAATGATCCTAATTTGACACCTTATCTAGTGTCTTTACTATTAATTATAGGGATTTTTGCATTACTTTCTACTAAACTTGAAAACCAGGCTCTTAAGCAATTTTACAAAATATCTACATTCTATTTAGGTGGACTAACTTACTTAACCCTAGGTGTTAGACTAGGTTATGACCTTTTAACACAAACTGAATTTTATAGCTTACCTATTGGAGCATTAATTTTATGGGCAGGCTACTCAGCTAAAAAGAAATCTGAGAAAATTGGCGATTTTTGGCTAGCCCTAGGTGCTTTACTTTGGGTATTACCAACAATGCTTCATGTAATGGGCTACCGTTTTATTACTCGGCAACCTGCTTTAGAATATGATTTTACTTTATTATTATGTTCTTTAGCATTAATTTTAGGTGGCATTTTACTACAAATTAAAACACCTGTTATGATTGGTGGAGCAAGCTTTCTAACAGCAATAGCAATAATAGTTTTTAGCGTGGTTCAATGGGAACAACAATGGCTATCTGTAGTTATGATTTTACTAGCAATAATCGTTTTTGTTTCAGCCTGGGCTATACATTATCGCTATAAACATCATCAATCAACAGAGTCAACTCATATAAATTGACGCAGGTCTGATAATGACAAACGGGAAAAGTAAAGCTCCTTTTAGTTCTAAGTTATATTTACCTAAGCTAGATAAAGAACCTAAAACTATTTTTGAATATTTAATAACTAGATTTCCACATCTTGAAGCTGAAATTTTAGCTTCAAGAATTGAGGAAAAAGAACTTTTTCTTGATGACAATAGCGCGATAACTTTATCAACTCCTTACAAAGCAGGACTTACAATTTTTTATCATCGCGCGACTGATAAAGAAGAAATAATCCCATTTCAAGAACAAGTTATTTTTGAAAATGATGAAATTTTGGTAGTTGATAAGCCGCCTTTTCTTCCCGTCACCCCATCAGGAAAGTATGTTAATGAATGTTTGTTATCTCGTTTAATACATAAATATGATTATAAAGAACTTACTCCAATTCATCGCATTGATCTTGAAACTTCTGGACTAGTATTATTTTCTAAAAATAATCAGACTAGACATTTATATCATCAACTATTTCAAACTAGACAAGTTGTTAAACAGTACTATGCAGTTTGTCAGCTTAACGATTGCAAAAAATTGGAAATTGGCAACAAGTGGACGATTGCAAACCGAATTGCAACAGGCGAGCCTTGGTATAGAATGAAAATTGTTGAAGGTGAGGCAAACGCTACTACAGAAGTACAACTAATTGATTATAAAGAAGAAAAAGCTCTCTTTTTATTAACTCCAATTACAGGAAAAAAGCATCAATTAAGACTTCATTTAACAAGTTTAGGGTTTAATATCTTAAATGATTTGCTTTATCCAGAAATAATAAAAAACACTAATTTAGATTACTCTAAAGTTTTGCAACTACTAGCCTACCATTTATCATTTAAAGATCCTTTAATAAATCAGGAAATTAAATTTTTTTCAAATCAAAAACTAAACTGGTAAAAATTATTTATAAATCTACTTGTTTTTCTAATCTAAAGTTGTAGTATTGGTTACTTCGTTTTGAGATTTCTTATCAAATATAATTTTTATTGACTAGCAATATTACTCTATCTGTTTAGTAATATTAATGTGTGGAAAGGTCTAAGTTAATGAGAAATAAAAGTTTATTGTTACTACTATTTTGTTTGATTTATTCTTTTACTTACATTTCTGTTTTAGCACAAAGTGGTTCAACTACAGCTAGCGTTGTTGGAACGGTCAAAGATCCACAAAAGGCATTGATAGCAGGTGCAACAGTCACCCTTACAAGAATAGAAACAAATTCTGTTCGCACTTTTGAAACAAATCAAGAAGGAGTATTTCAACAAGTTCAATTGCCTCCTGGTAGTTATGAAATGACTGTATCTGCACCAGGTTATAAACAAATTAAAACCAAATTTGAAATTAGCATTGGCTCAACTATTTTGTCAGAAGTTGAATTACCATTAGATAATGCCACAAATGAGGTTATAGAAGTTAGGGCCGATAATATTTTTAGTGAAGTAAAAACAGAAAGTAGTAATAATAATGATCTTTCTCGAATCAGCGGACTACCAATAAACCGAAGAGATTTTTTAGATTTTGCATTAACTTCTCCAAGAGTAGTTTTTGATCGTGTTCCAAATCAAGGAATTTTTTCTACATCAGGACTTTCATTTAATGGTCAATCGGGTAGATTCAATAATATTACTATTGATGGCCTAGATAACAATGATGTTAATCAAGGTGCTGTAAGAGCAACATTTAGTCAGGAAGCTGTACAAGAATTTCAAGTTGTGTCTGATGGCTATTCTGCCGAATTTGGCCGCGCTTTAGCTGGAATAGTTAATATTGTAACTAAAACTGGTGGAAATGATTTTCATGGAAGTTTATTTTTCTTAAATCGTAATGATGAAATTAGTGCGCGAAATACTTTTGATAAACTTCGCTCTCCTTATTCTCAATACCAATTTGGAGCTACTTTAGGTGGGCCAATAAAACGTGATAGAGCCTTTTTCTTTAGTTCTTTTGAACGCTTAACCATTAAGCAAAATAACATTGTTACTATTTCTGACGACACAGTTCGAGCAGGACGTAACTTAAATTACTTTTTAGGTAATGGCAATCAACCTTTTTCTGTTGGAACTACTTCTTTTTTAGGTCGTGTAGATGTTCGAGTTAATGAAAACGATACATTTTGGGTTCGATATAATAATAGTTATACTTATGATGGTGGATTTGAACCCTTTGGAGATTTAAGAGATAGAACTAGTGGCGGTATCTTAAATGTAGATGATAATACAGTTGCTTTTAATAATACTTATGTTAGTGCAGCACTTAACTTAGTTAATGAAACTAGGTTTCTTTATAGTCGGCGTAATCAAGGGACTTTACCTGTTAGTGATGATGCAGGAGTACAGCTACTTACCCCTGAAGGAAATGTTTCTTTTGGGCATAATAATTTTGTTCCTGAGTTTAACTCACAGCGAGTTTATCAAATATTAAACAATGTTTCGTTAACTAGAGGAAGGCATCAAATTAAATTTGGAGCAGATTTTACTTCTATAAGAAGATTGCCTCAAAGCGAACCAGCTTTATTTCCTGATGGTTTTGGAGTATTTACTAACTTAGATTTTTCTGTGCTTTTAGGTATGCCGGGACTACCTTCTTTAACAGGTCTTCAAAGCTTTGATCCAAGTTTACGTACACCAGAACAGCAAGCTTTTCTTACCTTTTTATCATCAGCTATACCAGGGCTTCCATCAGGACTAAATCTTGCTCAACAATCCATTCCTATAACTTTTTTACAAGGTTTTGGTGATAGAGCTATAGAAGTAACACCTAAGCTTTTTTCTACATTTGTTCAAGATGATATTCGAGTAAAACAAAACCTAATAGTCAAACTTGGCCTACGTTATGATATTACTAGAGTTAATTTTACTCCTAGTAACAATGGTAATTTTAGCCCTCGTATTTCAATAGCTTATAAGCCAACAAAATTACCTCGTGTAAATGTTCGCGCTTCTTATGGTTTGTTTTTTGCTTTGCCTTTTACTAGAGCAACCGTTAGTTCTCGATCTAGTCAAATTGGCTCAAGCCTTTTGTTTGTTCCTTTTCCTTTTTCTGCGCTCCCTTTCTCTTTACCAAAACATAAATTTGCTTCAATAGATCAAGTACCTCCAAATCTTTCTGTTATCCCTCAACTTAGTTTGTCTACACAATACCAAAAAGACTTAAAGAGCAGTTACTCACAACAAATTACACTAGGTGTTGACTATCTAGTTGCTAATAATACAGTAGTTGCTCTTTCTTATAATTTTGTTAGAGGTATTAGGCTATTTTCATTACGTGATATAAATCCCGTAGTAAATCCAGTACCAGGTGATCCACTAACAAGTATGATTGTTGGCCGAATAGATAAGACTCGGGGTTCTGTACTACAATTTGAATCGGCTTTTGATAGTTATTAT from Blastocatellia bacterium includes these protein-coding regions:
- a CDS encoding TonB-dependent receptor; this encodes MRNKSLLLLLFCLIYSFTYISVLAQSGSTTASVVGTVKDPQKALIAGATVTLTRIETNSVRTFETNQEGVFQQVQLPPGSYEMTVSAPGYKQIKTKFEISIGSTILSEVELPLDNATNEVIEVRADNIFSEVKTESSNNNDLSRISGLPINRRDFLDFALTSPRVVFDRVPNQGIFSTSGLSFNGQSGRFNNITIDGLDNNDVNQGAVRATFSQEAVQEFQVVSDGYSAEFGRALAGIVNIVTKTGGNDFHGSLFFLNRNDEISARNTFDKLRSPYSQYQFGATLGGPIKRDRAFFFSSFERLTIKQNNIVTISDDTVRAGRNLNYFLGNGNQPFSVGTTSFLGRVDVRVNENDTFWVRYNNSYTYDGGFEPFGDLRDRTSGGILNVDDNTVAFNNTYVSAALNLVNETRFLYSRRNQGTLPVSDDAGVQLLTPEGNVSFGHNNFVPEFNSQRVYQILNNVSLTRGRHQIKFGADFTSIRRLPQSEPALFPDGFGVFTNLDFSVLLGMPGLPSLTGLQSFDPSLRTPEQQAFLTFLSSAIPGLPSGLNLAQQSIPITFLQGFGDRAIEVTPKLFSTFVQDDIRVKQNLIVKLGLRYDITRVNFTPSNNGNFSPRISIAYKPTKLPRVNVRASYGLFFALPFTRATVSSRSSQIGSSLLFVPFPFSALPFSLPKHKFASIDQVPPNLSVIPQLSLSTQYQKDLKSSYSQQITLGVDYLVANNTVVALSYNFVRGIRLFSLRDINPVVNPVPGDPLTSMIVGRIDKTRGSVLQFESAFDSYYHAFSIGINRSFTKNLNFLAHYTFSKGIDNVADFNSVVTDRANDPLTPGNERGLSLQDIRNRFVLSSIWKLDYTQNPYLKDFELSTIISLNTGRPYNLLAGVDLNQNGDGGLSDRPTALGRNTGLTPGFATIDMRLTRKITFNEKYQLQAFVEGFNMFNRVNINPNSIDRTFPPNAQGGFNLPPQEDGRFIVTPDRFRGAFAPRQFQFGFRFAF